The following DNA comes from Quercus robur chromosome 1, dhQueRobu3.1, whole genome shotgun sequence.
ctgtttatagcttgtgttcattttccgcacactagttgtttgtcataaaacttgaattggttattttgtatttgggggtctaaacgttcaagggtgttttataacctatttgaactttcagtttcaATTTAAGGCCCATTTCAGtctccattatttttttatgttgttctGGGCAgtatcaaagaaaaaacaaaaagagaaaaccaTGAATTAAACTTTGTGTTCACCTAAGGCTTGCTTATAAATCAACATGGCTGTCATTGAACAGAGTGTGCAGAGAGAAAACTCTttctttagagagagaaaatttcttTGTAAGTGAGAAAATGATTGTTAGAAAATCGAAATTGATTaaagtaaaatagaaaatttagaaGAACTACCACCGgatttggatgatgttttcctGTCTGATTTGCCTTAATAAAATTGACTTaccttcttctaaaaaaaaaaaaaaaaatttgacaaaatgttTTATAAGTTTGGGActttaattgacaaaattaaaaacttgagACCTTATTTGAAACAAGATGTAAACTCTAGCCTTGTTATGTAATTTCCCCAAATAATCGTATTTAAATGCTTTAATATTTCATTTGTTAACTTCTTTCCCTAGTGTAATTTTTTCCATGTTTCCTCAGTATGAATATATAGACCATAGTGTTGTAGAACTTCAATACTCTTACTATTTTAACATCGAAAATGTTGCTTAAATGTTACATTTAGGACTATTTCTACATAGATAGGTGCTACTAAGCCCTAAATTTGATCTACCATTTATAAACTTCTGTCAATTTTTAACACGATTTtgatcaattttatatataagttcTTGTAATTTCAATCGCTGTGGATCAAAGGTGTAATCAAGATTTAGTTGTACGCTAATGTCTCTGCATTTTCTATGACACCAtgacacacaaaaaaaaaaaaaaaaaatcataagagaattatatttgataataaatattttaatggcaATACAGTTTGGGAAACaaggaaaattttaatcaaactcTGCTATGTAATGGTTAATCATtcctattacaaatatttttcctaATTGTAGTTTGACTAGAATTGATTTTGAAGATATTCAACAACATTCTTGTCCAATTGGAAGGCCTTGGCAAGAACATCAGGATTGATTGGAGGATTAGGTCCAAAGACAGCGTTTGCTATGGTGATCAACCCAGGATTCTGACTGCTAAGACCAGCAAAGGCAACAGCATTGGTCTGCCCTACATTGAATTGGAAGTGAATGAGACCAATTGGGAATACAAAGACGTCTCCCTTGTTTAGAACTTTGGTGAAGAGTTTGTTTGGATTGGATGTGACAAATCCAACTAAGAGAGTACCCTCTATGACTACCAAAAGTTCAGTGCCCCGAGGGTGAGTGTGAGGTGGATTCAAACCATATGGTACAAAGTCAAGGCGAGCCAAAGATATGCCTAGAGTGTTGAGACCTGGTAATTTATCGACGTTCACAAGATTGACACTTGATCCGACTTTATTTGCAGCTGTGTTTCCAGGAATATTGAGtccagagaagaaaaaatcattGGCTGTGACAAGTGTTGGGtccttgcaaaattttccattcacGAAAACTGcacaaagaaaagtttgttatTGTCATAAATTAGACAGTTCTGTAACAATTGACAACATGTCAtgtaggggaaaaaaatgtgATAGAGATGATATAACTGGCGGGCATAAATTCATCAATGAGTAGAACTTTTAATGATTTCAAAAGAAAGTGATAATAATACTACTACAGCTAATAATCACAAGATTATGTACGTACCAGCAGAATTGGTGTTGTTAATTGCAACACAAAAGTCTTGCAAAGGACTAGGGTCATAGGCAGAAGCAAGGGAGGATGCCAAAGCCAAAAGGGCCACAGTTACAAGGTAAGAAACAACTTTCTTCATATTTGAGATTCTAGTAGAGTACTCTGCGTATTCTTGCTTTGGTGAGGGGTGGGAAGCATAGCAGATGAGGATATGTGTATTTATAGATAGGAGTCAGTGAACTGGTcaattgatttttaataaacAGAGCATATAAGACTTGGCAATTATTCAACCTTaatcacaaatttttatttaatgggtTATCCATTCTTTAACCACTACTAGTCGTATATGTTTGTTTATTCAAAAATGGCagaaatttatttaagaaaaaagagcTTGTACAATattaaaaagagaagtaagGAGCCTATGTATTTGCTAAAAGCAATCAAATTGGACCTCTTCAATGCCATTTTGATGTTTTAACGTTGCTTTGGGCAACCCACAACTAAAGTTTATGTTGAAAGTATCTTTGAAATAGAATGACTGAAGCTCCCAAGTATGTTGACTCTGTCCTCATCAATGAAGTGGTCCACCATTGTAGGCTGCAGCTGGGGATATGCAATACAACTATGCTTTGCGTAAATTCTCTAAGTCGAATGGTTTGAACTTATCTTGTATTGACCTCATCTTAATTGGTGAGTACTAAATACTTTTAATACGAGGAGAATGCATGCCTTCGTAAAGAGATCTGCTAACAGATCGAGCCTAGACATGAACTTTCCTTTTCCCTCATTAAGT
Coding sequences within:
- the LOC126724258 gene encoding germin-like protein subfamily 1 member 7, whose product is MKKVVSYLVTVALLALASSLASAYDPSPLQDFCVAINNTNSAVFVNGKFCKDPTLVTANDFFFSGLNIPGNTAANKVGSSVNLVNVDKLPGLNTLGISLARLDFVPYGLNPPHTHPRGTELLVVIEGTLLVGFVTSNPNKLFTKVLNKGDVFVFPIGLIHFQFNVGQTNAVAFAGLSSQNPGLITIANAVFGPNPPINPDVLAKAFQLDKNVVEYLQNQF